From Enterococcus mundtii, the proteins below share one genomic window:
- the trxA gene encoding thioredoxin — protein MAQVITDATFNEETDKGLVLIDFWATWCGPCRMQAPILDQLEEEYDEDEFRIVKMDVDENPETPQQFGIMSIPTLLLKKDGEVVEKAIGVQSKDQLRQMIAQHL, from the coding sequence ATGGCTCAAGTAATTACAGATGCAACATTCAACGAAGAAACAGATAAAGGGTTAGTTTTAATCGACTTTTGGGCAACTTGGTGTGGACCTTGTCGAATGCAAGCGCCAATTTTAGACCAGTTAGAAGAAGAATATGACGAAGACGAATTCAGAATCGTGAAGATGGATGTTGATGAAAATCCTGAAACACCACAACAATTTGGGATCATGAGTATTCCAACATTACTTTTGAAAAAAGACGGCGAAGTAGTAGAAAAAGCAATCGGTGTTCAATCAAAAGATCAATTACGTCAAATGATTGCCCAACACTTATAA
- a CDS encoding endonuclease MutS2: MNKRILETLEFEKVKQQVLQFVITAQGQEELAQLVPVNEAETIRYWLEETEDGLKVQRLRGGIPIPKLENIRPHMKRIEIGADLNGVELAQVSRVLSTTSELRRFIDDLADSEIEFARLYFWTDQLVAIPSLSRRLKEAIDDDGRVTDDASPELKTIRHNIRRSEQAVREQLDGIVRGKNAKYLSDAIITMRNDRYVIPVKQEYRGVFGGVVHDQSSSGQTLFVEPKQVVELNNRLRQYQIAERNEIQRILSELSAELVPHRQEIIHNAYVIGKMDLMNAKARFGKELKAIVPTISTENIVDLKQARHPLIDQEKVVPNDISIGENYQAIVITGPNTGGKTITLKTLGLLQLMGQAGLPIPADEESQIGIFEDIFADIGDEQSIEQSLSTFSSHMTNTVDILSKVNEKSLVLFDELGAGTDPQEGAALAIAILDDLGKKSAYVMATTHYPELKVYGYNRSNTINASMEFNVDTLSPTYRLLIGVPGRSNAFEISSRLGLDNQVIDEAKQLMNDESQDLNEMITDLENRRKMAETEYLEMRHYVDEAQRLYNDLKEAYSYFFEEREQEMAKAKQKANALVSEAEEKAEKIIADIRNLQKQVGQGTVKEHQLIDAKSQLANLHQEEQLKKNKVLKKAKEQKTLKPGDEVLVTTYGQRGTLLRKNGNQWQVEIGILKMNVSESELTPIAPQKEPQQRVIHTVRSDAHSTVSNQLDLRGKRYEEALNEVDLYLDAAILAGYPQVTIVHGKGTGALRTGITDYLKNHRSVKSFDFAPGNQGGNGATIVKFK; the protein is encoded by the coding sequence ATGAACAAACGCATTCTAGAAACATTAGAGTTTGAAAAAGTAAAACAACAAGTACTACAGTTTGTGATCACAGCACAAGGGCAAGAAGAATTAGCCCAGCTTGTGCCAGTGAATGAAGCAGAGACGATCAGATATTGGTTGGAAGAAACAGAAGATGGTCTAAAAGTCCAACGATTGCGTGGCGGTATCCCAATCCCCAAATTAGAGAATATCCGTCCGCATATGAAACGCATCGAAATCGGTGCTGACCTTAATGGGGTCGAGCTAGCACAGGTTTCCCGTGTCCTATCAACTACTAGTGAGTTGCGACGTTTTATTGATGATTTAGCAGATAGCGAGATTGAGTTTGCGCGTCTTTATTTTTGGACAGATCAATTAGTTGCTATCCCATCCTTGAGTCGTCGTTTGAAAGAAGCAATCGATGATGATGGACGAGTGACGGATGATGCCTCTCCAGAGTTGAAGACGATCCGTCATAATATCCGTAGAAGTGAACAAGCAGTTAGAGAACAATTAGATGGGATCGTTCGTGGGAAAAATGCCAAATACCTAAGTGATGCCATCATTACGATGAGAAACGACCGCTATGTTATTCCAGTAAAACAAGAATATCGTGGTGTGTTTGGCGGAGTCGTCCATGATCAAAGTTCTTCGGGACAAACACTATTCGTTGAACCAAAACAAGTCGTGGAATTGAACAATCGCTTGCGTCAATATCAAATTGCCGAACGCAATGAGATCCAACGTATTCTAAGCGAGTTGTCGGCGGAGTTAGTTCCTCATCGTCAAGAAATCATCCACAATGCGTATGTCATTGGAAAAATGGACTTGATGAATGCGAAAGCACGCTTTGGGAAAGAACTAAAGGCAATCGTGCCGACGATCAGTACAGAAAACATCGTTGATTTGAAGCAAGCCAGACACCCATTGATCGATCAAGAAAAAGTCGTCCCAAATGATATTTCGATTGGGGAAAACTATCAAGCGATCGTCATTACCGGACCAAATACTGGTGGGAAAACCATCACGTTGAAAACACTGGGCTTATTGCAATTGATGGGGCAAGCAGGGTTACCGATCCCGGCGGATGAAGAAAGTCAGATCGGGATCTTTGAAGATATTTTTGCTGATATCGGAGATGAACAATCGATTGAGCAAAGTTTATCGACCTTCTCCTCACATATGACAAATACCGTGGATATCCTTTCCAAAGTCAATGAAAAAAGCTTAGTTTTATTTGACGAACTAGGTGCGGGGACTGATCCTCAAGAAGGAGCAGCGCTAGCCATTGCTATTTTAGATGATCTCGGAAAGAAATCTGCCTATGTGATGGCAACAACACATTATCCTGAATTGAAAGTCTATGGCTACAATCGCTCGAATACCATCAATGCGAGTATGGAGTTCAACGTTGACACTCTTAGCCCAACTTACCGCTTGTTGATCGGCGTGCCGGGTAGAAGTAATGCCTTTGAGATTTCAAGTCGTTTAGGATTAGACAACCAAGTCATTGATGAAGCCAAGCAATTGATGAACGATGAAAGTCAAGACTTGAATGAAATGATCACTGATTTAGAGAATCGTCGAAAAATGGCAGAAACAGAGTATTTAGAGATGCGTCATTATGTCGATGAAGCGCAACGTCTGTACAATGATTTGAAAGAAGCTTATAGCTACTTCTTTGAAGAGCGTGAACAAGAAATGGCGAAAGCCAAACAAAAAGCCAACGCACTTGTTTCTGAAGCAGAAGAAAAGGCAGAAAAAATCATTGCAGATATTCGCAACTTACAAAAACAAGTGGGGCAGGGTACGGTCAAAGAGCATCAATTGATCGATGCAAAATCACAGTTAGCCAACTTGCATCAAGAAGAACAATTAAAGAAAAATAAGGTCTTGAAAAAAGCGAAAGAACAGAAAACATTGAAACCAGGTGACGAAGTACTCGTGACGACTTATGGGCAGCGTGGAACATTGTTGCGCAAAAATGGCAACCAATGGCAAGTGGAGATCGGTATCCTGAAGATGAACGTTTCGGAAAGTGAATTAACACCGATTGCTCCCCAAAAAGAACCACAACAACGAGTGATCCATACGGTTCGCTCAGATGCTCATTCCACCGTCTCCAACCAGCTGGATCTTCGAGGGAAGCGTTATGAAGAAGCATTAAATGAAGTCGATCTATATTTAGATGCGGCAATTTTGGCTGGCTACCCTCAAGTGACGATCGTTCATGGAAAAGGCACAGGCGCACTAAGAACCGGAATCACCGATTATTTAAAAAATCATCGTAGTGTCAAGAGCTTCGATTTTGCTCCAGGAAATCAAGGGGGCAATGGTGCGACAATTGTTAAATTTAAATAA
- the uvrC gene encoding excinuclease ABC subunit UvrC, whose amino-acid sequence MNERIKNKLALLPDQPGCYLMKDKNGTIIYVGKAKVLKNRVRSYFTGSHNTKTERLVSEIEDFEYIVTESNIEALLLEINLIKKNDPKYNIMLKDDKTYPFLKITNEKYPRLVITRKVLKDKAFYFGPYPDVGAANETKKILDRLFPLRKCKPSQTKEPCLYYHLGQCLCPYYFDVDPAEYTSIVNEVKRFLNGGHETIEAEIQEKMAKAAENMEFEKAAEYRDQIRAIETIMTRQKMTNTDLIDRDVFGYAIDKGWMCVQVFFVRQGKLIERDVSIIPFYNEAEEDFLTYIGQFYQENEHFIPKEVVIPDTIDQPSVEALLATKVIQPKRGEKKKLVELANKNARVALNERFDLIVRKQERTIGAIERLGNAMNIPAPIRIESFDNSNIMGTDPVAAMVVFIDGKPAKKEYRKYKIKTVVGPDDYASMREVIYRRYARVIREELPLPDLILIDGGKGQVDVAKDVLENQLGIDIPVAGMAKNDKHKTNELLFGNELEVVPLERNSPEFFLLQRIQDEVHRFAITFHRQLRSKNSFASRLDEIEGLGPKRKKMLLKEFKSLKNITAASIEELQEIGLPKNVAQNVFDKLHKN is encoded by the coding sequence ATGAATGAACGAATAAAAAATAAACTTGCATTACTTCCTGATCAGCCTGGCTGCTATTTGATGAAAGACAAAAACGGTACGATCATTTATGTAGGAAAAGCCAAAGTCTTGAAAAATCGCGTGCGTTCCTATTTTACTGGAAGCCATAACACGAAAACGGAGCGATTAGTTAGTGAGATCGAGGACTTTGAATACATTGTGACAGAATCTAACATTGAAGCGTTACTGCTAGAAATCAATCTGATCAAAAAGAATGATCCAAAATACAATATCATGTTAAAGGATGATAAAACTTATCCTTTTTTAAAGATCACGAACGAAAAATATCCTCGTTTAGTGATCACTCGTAAAGTATTAAAAGACAAAGCCTTTTATTTTGGTCCTTACCCCGATGTTGGGGCTGCGAATGAAACAAAAAAGATTTTAGATCGTTTATTCCCTTTACGGAAATGTAAACCGAGTCAGACAAAAGAACCTTGTCTTTATTACCATTTAGGGCAATGTTTATGTCCCTACTATTTTGATGTAGATCCAGCGGAATATACAAGTATCGTGAATGAAGTCAAACGCTTTTTGAATGGTGGTCATGAGACGATCGAAGCCGAGATCCAAGAAAAAATGGCCAAGGCCGCAGAAAATATGGAATTTGAAAAAGCAGCAGAGTATCGTGATCAAATCAGAGCCATCGAAACGATCATGACAAGACAAAAAATGACAAACACTGATTTGATTGATCGAGATGTGTTTGGTTATGCCATTGATAAAGGCTGGATGTGTGTCCAAGTATTCTTTGTACGTCAAGGAAAACTGATTGAACGAGATGTATCGATCATTCCTTTTTACAATGAAGCAGAAGAGGATTTCTTAACATACATCGGGCAGTTTTATCAAGAAAATGAACATTTCATTCCAAAAGAAGTGGTAATCCCTGATACGATCGACCAACCGAGTGTTGAGGCGTTGTTAGCGACAAAGGTCATCCAGCCCAAACGTGGTGAGAAGAAAAAGTTAGTTGAACTAGCCAATAAAAATGCAAGGGTGGCATTGAACGAACGCTTTGATTTGATCGTTAGGAAACAAGAACGAACGATCGGAGCGATCGAGCGCCTTGGTAATGCAATGAACATCCCAGCACCTATCCGGATCGAGTCTTTTGATAACTCTAATATCATGGGGACCGATCCAGTAGCAGCGATGGTGGTGTTCATCGATGGAAAACCAGCAAAAAAAGAATACCGTAAATATAAAATCAAAACGGTCGTTGGACCGGACGACTATGCTTCGATGCGAGAAGTCATCTACCGCCGCTATGCACGTGTGATACGAGAAGAACTGCCATTGCCTGATCTGATTTTGATCGATGGGGGGAAAGGGCAAGTCGATGTAGCAAAGGATGTATTAGAAAATCAATTAGGTATCGATATCCCAGTCGCTGGAATGGCGAAGAATGATAAGCATAAAACCAATGAGTTGTTATTTGGGAATGAATTAGAAGTTGTTCCGCTTGAACGAAATTCACCAGAATTCTTTTTATTGCAACGTATCCAAGACGAAGTCCATCGCTTTGCAATCACGTTTCATCGCCAATTACGTAGTAAAAATAGTTTTGCTTCGCGCTTAGATGAGATTGAAGGGTTAGGGCCAAAACGAAAAAAAATGTTGTTGAAAGAGTTCAAATCGTTAAAAAACATCACCGCTGCGTCAATTGAGGAGTTACAAGAAATTGGTCTACCAAAAAATGTCGCACAAAATGTTTTCGATAAACTGCATAAAAATTGA